The Cellulosilyticum sp. I15G10I2 genome has a segment encoding these proteins:
- a CDS encoding carbohydrate ABC transporter permease, which produces MKTKKIVSDIIMNAIVWSISLVVLIPLVVILLNAFKSQAEANSMSFSLPKEWMFENFLVVVERGKLVASFLNSLLYAASSSVIIILIVAAAVFTLARNRSQFNRFIYYFLIAGISIPINHVALMEVMKLTFLMNTRIGIILIYTAMNIPLSIFLGYGFVNTIPKEIDEAAVIDGCTPIMLFGTVIIPLLKPILSTLFILNFMTVWNDFIMPLYFLNNSGQWPMTLAVYNFFGAFENSWNLVSANIVLTLLPVFIVFILGQKHIVGGISAGAVKG; this is translated from the coding sequence ATGAAAACTAAAAAAATAGTATCAGATATTATCATGAATGCCATTGTATGGAGCATTAGTTTAGTTGTGCTCATCCCCTTAGTAGTTATTTTACTTAATGCGTTTAAAAGCCAAGCAGAAGCCAATAGTATGTCTTTTTCACTTCCAAAAGAGTGGATGTTTGAGAACTTTTTGGTAGTTGTTGAAAGAGGCAAGCTGGTAGCTTCTTTTCTTAATAGTTTACTTTATGCGGCAAGCAGTTCTGTAATAATTATTTTAATTGTAGCAGCTGCTGTATTTACTTTAGCGCGAAACAGATCACAATTTAATCGGTTTATTTATTACTTTTTGATTGCAGGTATTTCCATTCCTATTAACCATGTAGCGCTTATGGAAGTTATGAAACTGACTTTTTTAATGAATACAAGAATAGGCATTATACTCATTTATACAGCCATGAATATTCCACTTAGCATCTTTTTAGGCTATGGCTTTGTTAATACCATTCCAAAAGAGATTGATGAGGCAGCGGTTATTGATGGCTGCACACCGATAATGTTATTTGGAACGGTTATTATACCCCTTTTAAAACCCATTTTATCGACATTGTTTATTCTTAACTTTATGACTGTGTGGAACGATTTTATCATGCCTCTTTATTTCTTAAATAATTCTGGGCAGTGGCCTATGACACTGGCGGTCTATAATTTCTTTGGAGCTTTTGAAAACTCATGGAATCTCGTAAGTGCCAATATTGTACTAACACTTCTCCCGGTATTTATTGTATTTATTTTAGGTCAAAAACATATTGTAGGCGGTATATCAGCTGGAGCTGTAAAAGGCTAA
- the gshAB gene encoding bifunctional glutamate--cysteine ligase GshA/glutathione synthetase GshB — MLYLFKELFDKEELLSGRFGIEREALRVKADGKLAVTNHPEVFGDKLLNPYITTDFSESQVELITPAFKTTKEAYSFLNALYDIVVLEIGDEYLWPQSMPCDIPDDEHIPIAKYSDCGECKKAREYREKLFKKYGGKKQLISGIHYNFSFEETLFEKLYEHQKPHISYKSFKNNLYLKVARNYLRYRWLLIYLMGAAPIIHSSYSKECTKKLLPIKEDSFSNTGAISYRNGECGYKNHTDLYPDYTSLESYITSIEDFVKENMIQSHKELYTQIRPKAKDNRDLLHSLKEDGIQYIEIRSIDINPFEKGGISLEDLDFIHLFMLYLLLKEETYYLEWQQEALENQKLISKNGIEDIMFKMNGEEKSRVEWMLDLLEEMKNMNAVLELDKEVLIDKMMEKALQSSQIYAYQITEKAKKQGYLEAHIEWAKRYKQESYHNRYKLEGYEELELSTQILMKEAIKTGIHVDVLDRSDNFIAFRKGELIEYVKQATKTSKDSYITMLMMENKTVTKKILTKNGINVPKGIELSLGQSLELAAARYEGKPIVVKPKSTNFGTGISIFPEGASKEDIMRALEIGFKHDHTVLIEEFAKGKEYRFLVVGDQVVGILHRVPANVEGDGMHTIRELVTAKNQDPLRGKGYKTPLEKIELDNSSALFLKQKNIDFDYIPQISEVIYLRENSNISTGGDSIDYTDSIPVKFKDIAVRAAKAVEAKFCGVDMMLEEYENPESNYSIIEINFNPAIHIHSFPYKGKERNIARSVLEVLELI, encoded by the coding sequence ATGCTTTATCTGTTTAAAGAATTATTTGATAAAGAAGAACTCCTCAGTGGGAGATTTGGTATTGAAAGAGAGGCACTTAGAGTAAAAGCAGATGGCAAGCTTGCCGTGACTAATCACCCAGAGGTATTTGGTGATAAATTATTAAACCCATATATTACGACAGATTTCTCTGAAAGTCAGGTAGAGCTTATTACGCCTGCATTTAAAACAACCAAGGAAGCCTATTCATTTCTAAACGCACTTTATGATATCGTGGTGTTAGAAATAGGGGATGAATACTTATGGCCACAGTCTATGCCATGCGATATACCAGATGATGAACATATTCCTATCGCTAAATACAGCGATTGTGGAGAATGTAAGAAGGCACGGGAATATAGAGAAAAGTTATTCAAAAAGTACGGGGGCAAAAAACAGCTTATCTCAGGTATTCATTACAACTTTTCTTTTGAGGAAACATTATTTGAAAAATTATATGAACATCAAAAACCTCATATAAGCTATAAAAGCTTTAAGAATAATCTGTATCTTAAAGTGGCAAGAAATTACTTAAGATATAGATGGCTTCTTATTTATCTGATGGGGGCTGCTCCAATTATTCATTCAAGCTATTCAAAAGAATGTACTAAAAAGCTATTACCCATTAAAGAGGATAGTTTCTCAAATACAGGAGCCATCTCTTATAGAAATGGAGAATGTGGCTATAAAAATCACACAGATTTATACCCAGACTATACAAGTTTAGAAAGCTATATTACAAGCATAGAAGACTTTGTAAAAGAAAATATGATACAAAGTCATAAAGAGCTCTATACTCAAATTAGACCCAAAGCTAAAGATAATAGAGATCTTTTACATTCGTTAAAGGAAGATGGTATACAATACATTGAAATAAGGAGTATAGATATTAATCCATTTGAAAAAGGTGGTATTAGTTTAGAAGATTTAGATTTTATTCATCTTTTTATGCTCTATTTACTGCTAAAAGAAGAGACATATTACTTAGAATGGCAGCAAGAGGCACTTGAAAATCAAAAGTTGATTTCAAAAAATGGGATAGAGGATATAATGTTCAAAATGAACGGCGAAGAGAAAAGCCGCGTAGAGTGGATGCTTGATCTCTTAGAAGAAATGAAAAACATGAATGCTGTTTTAGAACTTGACAAAGAGGTGCTTATTGACAAAATGATGGAAAAGGCACTTCAAAGCTCACAGATTTATGCCTATCAGATTACTGAGAAAGCAAAAAAACAAGGTTATCTAGAAGCACATATTGAGTGGGCTAAAAGGTATAAACAAGAATCCTATCATAACCGTTATAAGCTTGAAGGTTATGAGGAACTTGAACTATCTACCCAGATTCTTATGAAAGAAGCTATTAAAACAGGTATTCATGTTGATGTGCTTGATAGGTCAGATAATTTTATAGCATTTCGTAAAGGTGAGCTTATAGAGTATGTTAAGCAGGCGACTAAAACTTCTAAAGATAGTTATATCACAATGTTAATGATGGAGAATAAAACAGTTACTAAGAAAATACTAACAAAAAACGGTATTAATGTGCCAAAAGGCATTGAGCTGAGTTTAGGTCAGAGTCTTGAACTTGCTGCTGCTAGATATGAAGGTAAACCTATTGTTGTTAAGCCAAAGTCGACGAACTTTGGAACGGGCATTAGTATTTTCCCAGAGGGTGCCTCAAAAGAAGATATTATGCGTGCACTAGAAATAGGCTTTAAACATGATCATACAGTACTTATTGAAGAATTTGCAAAAGGCAAAGAATATAGATTTTTAGTAGTAGGCGATCAGGTAGTAGGTATTTTGCACCGTGTTCCGGCTAATGTGGAAGGAGACGGTATGCATACGATAAGAGAATTGGTGACAGCTAAAAACCAAGACCCTTTAAGAGGCAAAGGGTATAAGACGCCTCTTGAAAAGATTGAGCTTGATAATAGCAGTGCACTCTTTTTAAAGCAAAAAAATATTGACTTTGACTATATTCCTCAAATATCAGAGGTAATATATCTTAGAGAAAACTCCAATATCAGTACCGGCGGAGACAGTATTGATTATACCGATAGTATTCCAGTCAAATTTAAAGATATTGCTGTTAGGGCTGCAAAGGCAGTAGAAGCCAAGTTTTGTGGTGTAGACATGATGCTAGAAGAGTATGAGAATCCAGAGAGTAACTACTCCATTATAGAAATAAATTTTAATCCAGCAATCCATATTCATAGTTTTCCTTATAAAGGTAAGGAGAGGAATATAGCTAGAAGTGTCCTAGAAGTACTGGAACTTATTTGA
- a CDS encoding carbohydrate ABC transporter permease, with protein MNTKKIYPWYFAAAAIIIYFVLCFLPGLLGLFYSLTDWNAYSSKINYVGFRNYLDIFKDSSQYRTFIWNTLVFTVVTTVLKTATGLSMALVLTNKRIRLCNFHRLVIFSPQVMSYLVVGLVFKSLLHPSNGFVNNFLKDIGMEFMAKSWLTDLSLAFGTVMTVDTWKGAGYIMVIIIAALQAISPTYYEAASIDGASYLDKFRYITLPLLKPILVSATVLNVTYGLRVFDMVYALTNGGPGNATGVINTAVYKEFSKGNYAMGTTLSSVLFVIVLGLLYFIVKSMESKEVDA; from the coding sequence ATGAATACAAAAAAGATTTATCCATGGTATTTTGCCGCAGCAGCTATTATCATTTATTTTGTGTTGTGCTTTTTGCCAGGTTTGTTAGGTTTGTTTTATTCACTTACGGACTGGAATGCTTATAGCAGTAAAATTAATTATGTAGGCTTTAGAAATTATTTAGACATTTTTAAAGATAGTTCACAGTATCGTACTTTTATTTGGAATACCTTGGTTTTTACAGTGGTTACCACTGTACTAAAAACGGCAACAGGTCTTAGCATGGCGCTCGTTCTGACGAATAAGCGCATCAGGCTATGCAATTTTCACAGACTGGTCATTTTTTCTCCACAAGTTATGTCTTACTTAGTGGTAGGCCTGGTATTTAAAAGTCTCCTCCATCCTTCCAATGGGTTTGTGAATAACTTTTTAAAAGATATAGGCATGGAATTTATGGCAAAAAGCTGGTTGACAGATTTAAGTCTTGCTTTTGGGACAGTTATGACTGTTGATACATGGAAAGGTGCAGGTTATATTATGGTCATTATTATTGCTGCGCTGCAGGCTATATCTCCTACATATTATGAAGCAGCAAGTATTGACGGCGCTTCTTATTTAGATAAGTTTAGATATATTACGCTGCCGCTTTTAAAACCTATACTTGTAAGTGCAACAGTGCTGAATGTAACTTATGGACTTCGGGTATTTGATATGGTCTATGCCCTTACTAATGGGGGACCTGGCAATGCCACCGGGGTTATTAACACCGCTGTCTATAAAGAATTTTCAAAAGGTAATTATGCAATGGGGACTACTTTATCTAGTGTTTTATTTGTAATCGTTCTTGGCCTTTTATATTTTATTGTAAAATCTATGGAAAGTAAGGAGGTTGATGCATAA
- the yicI gene encoding alpha-xylosidase yields the protein MKFTDGQWLNKDKHTLLHPQQVFDVKHENDTLAVYVFTQFAPGRAKTLDQGTLTIRLSSPQENIIKVCINHFEGIKERGPVFPLNIQSNIKTAYEEDEKSITFITGKTKAVIQKEVFTIAYFYEDKKLTGSLPKCAAYINNEKDEKFIREQLSLTVGECVYGLGERFTPFVKNGQVVEMWNEDGGTSSELAYKNIPFYITNQNYGVFINHPEKVSFEVASEQVERVQFSVPGEKLEYFIIGGSNMREVIANYTALSGKPALPPAWSFGLWLTTSFTTSYDENTVNEFIEGMFSRDLPLHVFHFDCFWMKEVEWCNFEWDESVFKDPEAMLRRLKDKGLKICVWINPYIAQKSKLFKEGMEKGYLVKLANGDVWQWDRWQAGMGLVDFTNPAASEWYQEKLKALLDMGVDSFKTDFGERIPTQVVYYDGSDPIKMHNFYTYLYNEAVFDLLVRERGANEAALFARSATACAQKFPIHWGGDCWATYESMAESLRGGLSLCMSGFGFWSHDISGFENLASPDIYKRWVAFGLLSTHSRLHGSSSYRVPWLFDEEAVEVLRYFTNLKCKLMPYLYNEAYNTSQTGYPMMRSMVMDFNEPACKYLDTQYMLGESLMVAPIFNNEGKVSYYLPEGKWMNFLTGKTLEGGRYYTETHDYMSIPLMVKANTLIAIGHNDHDVVYDYAECVEVQLIHLEEGQKASAVVRDHKGEIELIVKAVYYSGVLTVTSEGVGKPWTLLLRNIDKVTAAVGCNIEGVIEGSKVTPTDYSGTITIAY from the coding sequence ATGAAATTTACAGATGGTCAATGGCTAAACAAAGATAAACATACACTACTACATCCACAGCAAGTATTTGATGTAAAACATGAAAATGATACACTCGCAGTGTATGTCTTTACTCAATTTGCACCTGGAAGAGCAAAAACATTGGATCAAGGGACACTAACAATCCGGTTAAGCTCTCCACAAGAAAACATTATTAAAGTATGTATCAATCACTTTGAAGGTATTAAAGAGAGAGGGCCGGTTTTTCCTCTTAATATCCAGTCAAATATAAAAACAGCGTACGAAGAAGACGAAAAGAGTATTACTTTTATCACAGGAAAAACAAAAGCGGTTATTCAAAAAGAAGTTTTTACGATAGCGTATTTCTACGAAGATAAAAAGCTTACTGGCAGCCTGCCTAAATGCGCGGCTTATATCAATAATGAAAAAGATGAAAAATTTATAAGAGAACAGTTAAGCTTAACTGTGGGTGAATGTGTTTATGGACTTGGAGAGCGCTTTACGCCTTTTGTTAAAAATGGGCAGGTTGTAGAGATGTGGAATGAAGATGGCGGAACGTCTTCAGAACTTGCCTATAAAAACATCCCCTTTTATATAACCAATCAAAATTATGGCGTTTTTATTAATCATCCAGAAAAAGTATCCTTTGAAGTAGCCTCAGAGCAAGTAGAACGGGTACAGTTTTCGGTACCAGGAGAAAAACTTGAATACTTTATAATTGGTGGAAGCAATATGCGTGAAGTTATTGCAAACTATACGGCTCTTTCAGGAAAGCCTGCCTTACCGCCGGCTTGGTCTTTTGGCTTGTGGCTTACTACTTCTTTTACAACAAGCTATGATGAAAATACAGTCAATGAATTTATAGAAGGTATGTTTAGCCGTGATCTTCCGCTGCATGTTTTTCATTTTGACTGTTTCTGGATGAAAGAAGTGGAATGGTGCAATTTTGAGTGGGATGAAAGCGTATTCAAAGATCCAGAGGCGATGCTTAGACGCCTTAAAGATAAGGGGCTTAAAATCTGTGTATGGATCAATCCTTATATTGCTCAAAAATCTAAACTTTTTAAAGAGGGCATGGAAAAGGGCTACCTTGTCAAACTTGCAAATGGAGATGTGTGGCAATGGGATAGATGGCAAGCAGGCATGGGACTTGTAGATTTTACAAATCCAGCTGCCAGCGAGTGGTATCAGGAAAAATTAAAAGCACTTTTAGATATGGGGGTAGATTCATTTAAAACTGACTTTGGAGAGAGAATTCCAACACAAGTTGTTTATTATGATGGGTCAGATCCGATAAAGATGCATAACTTCTATACCTATTTATATAATGAAGCAGTGTTTGATTTGCTGGTTAGAGAACGAGGCGCAAATGAAGCAGCGCTTTTTGCAAGGTCAGCTACAGCATGTGCACAGAAATTCCCTATTCATTGGGGCGGAGATTGCTGGGCGACGTATGAATCAATGGCAGAGAGTCTAAGGGGTGGATTATCTTTATGTATGTCTGGATTTGGATTTTGGAGCCATGATATCAGTGGGTTTGAAAACTTAGCAAGTCCTGATATTTATAAACGTTGGGTGGCATTTGGTTTGTTGTCAACACACAGCAGACTGCATGGCAGCAGTTCTTACCGTGTGCCATGGCTTTTTGATGAAGAAGCAGTAGAGGTGCTGAGGTATTTTACTAACTTAAAATGTAAACTAATGCCTTATCTTTATAACGAAGCGTATAATACTTCACAAACAGGTTATCCAATGATGCGTTCTATGGTAATGGATTTTAATGAACCAGCCTGCAAATATTTGGATACACAGTATATGCTGGGAGAGTCGCTGATGGTAGCGCCGATCTTTAATAATGAGGGAAAAGTAAGCTATTATCTGCCAGAAGGCAAGTGGATGAATTTTTTGACGGGCAAGACACTAGAAGGGGGGCGGTATTATACAGAAACCCATGACTATATGAGTATTCCGCTTATGGTTAAAGCTAATACACTTATTGCGATAGGTCATAATGATCATGATGTTGTATATGATTATGCCGAATGTGTTGAAGTGCAGCTTATCCATCTTGAGGAAGGGCAGAAGGCCTCTGCGGTTGTAAGAGACCATAAGGGAGAGATAGAACTCATTGTTAAGGCGGTATATTACAGCGGTGTTTTAACAGTTACATCAGAGGGAGTGGGCAAACCATGGACATTGCTCCTAAGAAATATTGATAAGGTAACGGCGGCTGTGGGGTGTAATATAGAAGGCGTAATAGAAGGTTCTAAAGTTACACCAACGGATTATAGCGGCACTATAACGATTGCTTATTAA
- a CDS encoding MarR family winged helix-turn-helix transcriptional regulator, which produces MDLQKIKLLRENVEKLQLNMNWRLKEELSCCGITLAQCQILTALENKKEVCIAQLAEALGVDSSTLSRTTNRMVEAGLIDRIANSSDRRYVSLTLTSQGEELYHYIKDRDLCYYKKILGLIPEDKREQVIESLTLVAEALKSYKQ; this is translated from the coding sequence ATGGACCTGCAAAAGATCAAGTTACTAAGAGAAAATGTAGAGAAGCTTCAGTTGAATATGAATTGGAGATTAAAAGAAGAGCTTAGCTGCTGCGGCATCACTTTAGCACAATGTCAAATACTTACAGCACTTGAAAACAAAAAAGAAGTATGTATTGCACAACTTGCAGAGGCGTTAGGGGTAGATTCTAGTACCCTTAGCCGTACAACAAATAGAATGGTTGAAGCAGGGCTAATAGATAGAATTGCGAACTCTTCAGATAGACGCTATGTAAGCTTAACACTTACAAGTCAGGGAGAAGAACTCTATCATTATATAAAAGACAGAGACCTGTGCTATTATAAGAAAATACTTGGACTTATACCAGAAGATAAAAGAGAACAAGTCATTGAAAGTTTGACATTAGTTGCAGAGGCTTTAAAGTCATATAAGCAATAA
- a CDS encoding MATE family efflux transporter, whose amino-acid sequence MKKIDLTEGNIVKVIIALALPIMGSSFLQLTYNLVDMIWVGRLGSDAVASIGSSGFFIALGYAINALVITGTGIKVAHEVGRKDDAAVEEYMNAGIILNVIISVGYGAILLVFGKVFIGFLKLGDHAIERDAYLYLLMNIPILFFSFFNMLYVRVLGSFGNTKAALNISAIGLILNIILDPILIYGLELGILGAAIATLFANSVMFIVFNVKGKDFFKYRKKVGTKYARMKEIIRLGIPMATQRILFTLVGIVLARIIARFGPGAIAAQKIGFQIESIGLMVTSGLSGAVASFVGQNYGAKKYKRINKGYDAAFTMGVLYSSVMAVIVLSIPETLVSIFVKEQNTIAIASEYLKIVGVTQIFGTIEMVSNGTFTGLGLPKIPATISIIFTMLRIPLAMLFAPLWGLTGIWLSITVSSVLKGVSAYLIYKFKVWKEYKDALSV is encoded by the coding sequence ATGAAAAAGATTGATTTGACAGAAGGCAATATTGTAAAGGTTATCATTGCACTAGCGCTTCCAATTATGGGAAGTTCATTTTTGCAATTAACTTACAATCTTGTAGATATGATATGGGTAGGGCGCCTAGGGAGTGATGCGGTAGCCAGTATTGGTTCATCAGGATTTTTTATAGCATTAGGTTATGCAATTAATGCACTAGTTATCACAGGAACAGGTATAAAGGTTGCTCATGAAGTGGGCAGGAAAGACGATGCTGCAGTAGAAGAATATATGAATGCAGGCATTATTTTAAATGTTATAATTAGTGTAGGGTATGGCGCTATTTTATTGGTATTTGGAAAAGTTTTCATTGGATTTTTAAAGTTAGGTGATCACGCAATAGAAAGAGATGCCTATTTGTATCTGCTTATGAATATACCTATTCTATTCTTTTCCTTTTTTAATATGCTTTATGTAAGGGTGCTTGGCAGTTTTGGGAATACTAAAGCAGCGCTCAATATTAGCGCAATAGGACTTATTCTCAATATTATCTTAGACCCGATACTGATCTATGGCCTAGAACTAGGCATATTAGGGGCAGCGATAGCTACACTTTTTGCAAATAGTGTGATGTTTATAGTTTTTAATGTAAAAGGAAAGGATTTCTTTAAATATAGGAAAAAGGTAGGAACTAAGTATGCAAGAATGAAAGAAATTATAAGACTTGGCATACCTATGGCTACTCAGAGAATATTATTTACGTTGGTGGGCATTGTACTTGCGAGGATTATAGCAAGGTTTGGTCCAGGGGCTATAGCAGCACAGAAGATTGGGTTTCAAATAGAATCTATCGGTCTTATGGTAACAAGCGGATTAAGTGGTGCAGTAGCGAGCTTTGTAGGACAAAATTATGGAGCGAAGAAGTATAAGCGTATTAATAAAGGCTATGATGCAGCATTCACAATGGGAGTCCTCTATTCTAGTGTTATGGCGGTGATCGTTTTAAGTATACCAGAAACACTTGTTAGTATTTTTGTTAAAGAACAAAATACTATTGCTATAGCAAGTGAGTATCTTAAAATAGTAGGGGTGACACAAATATTTGGCACAATCGAAATGGTGTCTAATGGAACCTTTACAGGGCTTGGACTTCCTAAAATTCCAGCGACTATAAGTATTATCTTTACAATGCTGCGTATACCGCTGGCGATGTTGTTTGCGCCGTTGTGGGGATTAACTGGCATATGGCTTAGTATTACAGTTTCAAGTGTATTAAAGGGCGTTAGTGCCTACTTAATTTATAAATTTAAAGTTTGGAAGGAGTATAAGGATGCTTTATCTGTTTAA